In one Gopherus evgoodei ecotype Sinaloan lineage chromosome 1, rGopEvg1_v1.p, whole genome shotgun sequence genomic region, the following are encoded:
- the RAB19 gene encoding ras-related protein Rab-19 isoform X3 yields MMPFSSSGSEEAFDYLFKIILIGDSNVGKTCVVHRFKSGQYHEKQQNTIGVDFTVRSLEIDGKKVKIQVWDTAGQERFRTITQSYYRSAHGAILAYDLTRRSTFESIPHWINEIEKYGAANLVLMLIGNKSDVAENRQVLFEDACTLAEKHGLLAVLETSAKEAQNVDEVFILMAKELIARNTLQLHGGHPPNNIYLDSRPVIVSPSAEKSQCSC; encoded by the exons ATGATGCCCTTCTCCAGCTCCGGGTCGGAGGAAGCCTTCGATTACTTGTTCAAGATTATCCTAATCGGAGACTCCAACGTGGGGAAGACTTGCGTAGTGCACCGCTTTAAGTCAGGGCAGTACCACGAGAAGCAGCAGAACACCATAGGGGTGGACTTCACTGTGCGCTCGCTGGAAATCGATGGCAAGAAGGTGAAG ATCCAGGTGTGGGACACAGCGGGCCAGGAGCGCTTCCGGACAATAACTCAGAGTTACTATCGCAGTGCCCATGGTGCCATCCTTGCCTATGACCTTACCAGGAGGTCCACATTTGAATCTATTCCTCATTGGATTAATGAAATTGAAAAATATGGAGCTGCTAACTTAGTCCTGATGTTAATTG ggaaCAAATCGGATGTAGCTGAGAACCGCCAAGTCCTTTTTGAAGATGCCTGTACACTGGCAGAGAAGCATGGGCTATTGGCTGTACTGGAGACTTCAGCCAAAGAGGCCCAGAATGTAGATGAGGTGTTTATATTGATGGCAAAGGAGCTGATAGCCCGCAACACCTTGCAGCTTCATGGGGGGCATCCTCCAAACAACATCTATCTGGACTCCAGGCCAGTGATTGTTAGTCCAAGTGCAGAGAAGTCCCAGTGCTCTTGCTGA
- the RAB19 gene encoding ras-related protein Rab-19 isoform X1, producing MMPFSSSGSEEAFDYLFKIILIGDSNVGKTCVVHRFKSGQYHEKQQNTIGVDFTVRSLEIDGKKVKIQVWDTAGQERFRTITQSYYRSAHGAILAYDLTRRSTFESIPHWINEIEKYGAANLVLMLIGNKSDVAENRQVLFEDACTLAEKHGLLAVLETSAKEAQNVDEVFILMAKELIARNTLQLHGGHPPNNIYLDSRQPPLSLPHWNLKMKVPLSKK from the exons ATGATGCCCTTCTCCAGCTCCGGGTCGGAGGAAGCCTTCGATTACTTGTTCAAGATTATCCTAATCGGAGACTCCAACGTGGGGAAGACTTGCGTAGTGCACCGCTTTAAGTCAGGGCAGTACCACGAGAAGCAGCAGAACACCATAGGGGTGGACTTCACTGTGCGCTCGCTGGAAATCGATGGCAAGAAGGTGAAG ATCCAGGTGTGGGACACAGCGGGCCAGGAGCGCTTCCGGACAATAACTCAGAGTTACTATCGCAGTGCCCATGGTGCCATCCTTGCCTATGACCTTACCAGGAGGTCCACATTTGAATCTATTCCTCATTGGATTAATGAAATTGAAAAATATGGAGCTGCTAACTTAGTCCTGATGTTAATTG ggaaCAAATCGGATGTAGCTGAGAACCGCCAAGTCCTTTTTGAAGATGCCTGTACACTGGCAGAGAAGCATGGGCTATTGGCTGTACTGGAGACTTCAGCCAAAGAGGCCCAGAATGTAGATGAGGTGTTTATATTGATGGCAAAGGAGCTGATAGCCCGCAACACCTTGCAGCTTCATGGGGGGCATCCTCCAAACAACATCTATCTGGACTCCAG
- the RAB19 gene encoding ras-related protein Rab-19 isoform X2 has product MMPFSSSGSEEAFDYLFKIILIGDSNVGKTCVVHRFKSGQYHEKQQNTIGVDFTVRSLEIDGKKIQVWDTAGQERFRTITQSYYRSAHGAILAYDLTRRSTFESIPHWINEIEKYGAANLVLMLIGNKSDVAENRQVLFEDACTLAEKHGLLAVLETSAKEAQNVDEVFILMAKELIARNTLQLHGGHPPNNIYLDSRQPPLSLPHWNLKMKVPLSKK; this is encoded by the exons ATGATGCCCTTCTCCAGCTCCGGGTCGGAGGAAGCCTTCGATTACTTGTTCAAGATTATCCTAATCGGAGACTCCAACGTGGGGAAGACTTGCGTAGTGCACCGCTTTAAGTCAGGGCAGTACCACGAGAAGCAGCAGAACACCATAGGGGTGGACTTCACTGTGCGCTCGCTGGAAATCGATGGCAAGAAG ATCCAGGTGTGGGACACAGCGGGCCAGGAGCGCTTCCGGACAATAACTCAGAGTTACTATCGCAGTGCCCATGGTGCCATCCTTGCCTATGACCTTACCAGGAGGTCCACATTTGAATCTATTCCTCATTGGATTAATGAAATTGAAAAATATGGAGCTGCTAACTTAGTCCTGATGTTAATTG ggaaCAAATCGGATGTAGCTGAGAACCGCCAAGTCCTTTTTGAAGATGCCTGTACACTGGCAGAGAAGCATGGGCTATTGGCTGTACTGGAGACTTCAGCCAAAGAGGCCCAGAATGTAGATGAGGTGTTTATATTGATGGCAAAGGAGCTGATAGCCCGCAACACCTTGCAGCTTCATGGGGGGCATCCTCCAAACAACATCTATCTGGACTCCAG